In the genome of Myxococcus stipitatus, one region contains:
- a CDS encoding DUF1998 domain-containing protein codes for MTNRRKWTKARSTRPPDGRVRQSQVVSTFGPGSMLDLLNDAVLVGGLDFWRLKGQGEVVNEPRLLEIVEPLYHRNKWPLSKEAPFRKPPAGDEREPTESCGIQVYEFPRWFVCQNPHCRTLVRANSLERVNQEYRHRCAGVDAKPERCVPVRFVAACPRGHLSDIDWTWWMHERKPCDAPQLKLEEGVSGDFSDIEVVCSTCGKRRRLIDMTHKEQQDYCEGERPWLGLEARERCGEKQRLLVRTASNGYFAQTTSAITIPEPESLRRKVQAAWSILQSATAETLPAFRTIAQVQAALGSASNAEVLAAIAAEREHTPEVVPEIRTAEWLQFLAQPQEKPGEMPQDRTEVFWARRIARPQGLPSLVERVVLARRLREVQAQVGFTRLEPLSKDLQGRYDLDVALAPMSLHRDWVPVTEMQGEGMLLVLDEQRVHAWEMSEPVLRREEVLRTGYERWKKGSGSKLPFPGVRLYLLHSLAHLVMTEVALECGYPASSIRERLYCAPHSDAVPMAGILLMTGTTGAEGTLGGLVEEGRRLGQHLARALEDARLCSNDPVCAHHEPTGRDDRDLEGAACHGCLFLPECSCERFNQYLDRALVVPTLGHEDVAFLKTPWT; via the coding sequence ATGACGAACCGTAGGAAGTGGACCAAGGCCCGCTCGACGCGGCCGCCGGATGGGCGCGTGCGCCAGAGCCAGGTGGTCTCCACCTTCGGTCCAGGCAGCATGCTGGACCTGCTGAACGACGCGGTCCTGGTGGGCGGTCTGGACTTCTGGCGTCTCAAGGGCCAGGGCGAGGTGGTCAACGAGCCCCGCCTGCTGGAGATCGTCGAGCCGCTCTACCACCGCAACAAGTGGCCGCTCAGCAAGGAGGCCCCTTTCCGCAAGCCCCCCGCTGGGGATGAGCGAGAGCCGACGGAGTCCTGCGGCATCCAGGTGTATGAGTTTCCGCGCTGGTTCGTCTGTCAGAACCCCCACTGCCGCACGCTGGTTCGGGCCAACAGCCTGGAGCGCGTGAATCAGGAGTACCGCCACCGCTGCGCGGGAGTGGATGCGAAGCCCGAGCGCTGCGTGCCGGTGCGCTTCGTCGCCGCCTGTCCGCGAGGGCACCTGTCGGACATCGACTGGACCTGGTGGATGCATGAGCGCAAGCCTTGCGACGCCCCACAGCTCAAGCTCGAGGAGGGCGTGAGCGGGGACTTCAGTGACATCGAGGTCGTGTGCTCGACATGTGGCAAGCGCAGGCGCCTCATCGACATGACGCACAAGGAGCAGCAGGACTACTGCGAAGGGGAGCGGCCCTGGCTGGGATTGGAGGCGAGGGAGCGCTGCGGCGAGAAGCAGCGGCTGCTGGTCCGCACCGCCAGCAACGGCTACTTCGCGCAGACCACCAGTGCCATCACCATCCCTGAGCCGGAGTCGCTCCGGCGCAAGGTGCAGGCCGCTTGGAGCATCCTCCAGTCCGCGACCGCGGAGACCCTGCCGGCCTTCCGGACCATTGCCCAGGTGCAGGCGGCGCTCGGCTCCGCCTCCAACGCGGAGGTGCTGGCGGCCATCGCGGCGGAGCGCGAGCACACGCCCGAAGTCGTCCCGGAGATCCGCACCGCGGAGTGGCTCCAGTTCCTCGCGCAGCCCCAGGAGAAGCCTGGCGAGATGCCCCAAGACCGCACCGAGGTCTTCTGGGCGCGGCGCATCGCTCGGCCCCAGGGGCTGCCCTCGCTGGTCGAACGCGTGGTGCTGGCGCGGCGACTGCGGGAGGTCCAGGCCCAGGTCGGCTTCACGCGACTCGAGCCCCTGTCGAAGGACCTCCAGGGCCGCTACGACCTGGACGTGGCGCTCGCGCCGATGTCACTCCACCGGGACTGGGTCCCCGTCACGGAGATGCAGGGCGAGGGCATGCTGCTGGTCCTCGACGAGCAGCGCGTGCACGCCTGGGAGATGTCCGAGCCCGTGCTGCGGCGCGAAGAGGTGCTCCGGACGGGATATGAGCGCTGGAAGAAGGGCTCGGGTTCGAAGCTTCCCTTTCCAGGCGTGCGGCTCTACCTGCTCCATTCGCTGGCGCACCTGGTGATGACGGAGGTGGCGCTGGAGTGTGGCTATCCCGCGAGCTCCATCCGCGAGCGGCTCTACTGCGCGCCGCACAGCGACGCCGTCCCCATGGCGGGCATCCTGTTGATGACGGGCACCACGGGCGCGGAAGGCACGCTGGGCGGCCTGGTGGAGGAGGGCCGGCGACTGGGGCAGCACCTGGCCCGGGCGCTGGAGGACGCGCGCCTCTGCTCCAACGACCCGGTCTGCGCGCATCACGAACCCACGGGCCGAGATGACCGCGACCTGGAGGGCGCCGCGTGCCACGGGTGTCTCTTCCTCCCCGAGTGCTCCTGCGAGCGCTTCAACCAGTACCTGGATCGCGCGCTCGTCGTGCCCACGCTGGGCCATGAGGACGTCGCCTTCCTGAAGACGCCGTGGACCTGA
- a CDS encoding type IIL restriction-modification enzyme MmeI has product MNGQNLGGDVERRYHQTWMGMAQPIEGLVVSIPVLEDAQCMQRLPVSAQSRFVLLAGRESPRVTDVPRFLREVLGYTEDDFTTSFPEDLQLDIAEGQQTLKPTRGLLRRGPPPAKPEGLPDDSTPISRAAEGLALLTWELPAGLDLDKKEDTTGAWFYEPSAKFDRLLRAARVPIGLLFNGDSVRLVYAPHGETSGHITFRFKDLVTAGGRALFDAMVMLLHARRFFGVLPEHQLPALLEQSRRRQADVTDELADQVLDALSILLAGFETAAERDGSRALDEALSLGEEHVYGGLLSTLLRLVFILYAEDRGLLPVDQEPYRDDLSVKALHAQLVEDSSQYPDSMNRRFGAWPRLLALFRCIYLGASHDKLQMPARRGQLFDPDAFPFLGGTGSAEAGTDARVPPIDDETVLQVLERLVFLKGQRLSFKSLDVEQIGSVYEGLMGFHVKRLTGAGICLKPSKVWVSADDVLAQPAKRRATWLEGEAGLDTKAVRALSKSLEQASTQQMVLTALEPYRVKGTETRRASQLVLQPGDERRRTSSHYTPRSLSAPIVRRALEPLLKTMGPKPSSERLLNLKICDPAMGSGAFLVESCRFLADQVVAAWTREGVLKRDKHEDEVMRARRLVAQRCLYGVDKNPWAVKLAKLSLWLVTLAKTEPFTFLDHALKCGDSLVGLDLEQLRAFHWAPTREKQSELSWAFISKALNSSLEKRERILQLALELEGPGRKPLQLDLEPGRVKEGLLHDADVALADIKRIANACVGAFFAHGSDKAREKERIRRLDLIGAWLSKAKNGVLPPIPADIAAFSAPAWTFHWPLEFPEVFHGSRPDPLDNEQPNKAAWIDGFVGNPPFAGKNAIIETGGESYLPWLQAVHEGAHGNTDLSAHFFRRAFHLLGEHGSFGFIATNTIAQGDTRVTGLKYLVDHGGHLYDAVRSMRWPVAGANVSVAVVHLAKGRVSLSLEPRLDRLPVKCISSRLRGKPERPDPVAIGANAGKSFVGTYVLGMGFVLSPEQRTNLVSKSPRNAARIFRYVGGEELNSDPSPELERYVINFGQMDLAEAEGWPDLIRVVRELVKPERDKNKRDSRREYWWRFGETTPALYEALRPIARCLTTSRVSKHLLFSWRRSSMVFSEGVVVIPVEQDHWLAVLQSRVHEVWARLLSSSMRNDLRYAPSDCFETFPFPDSAGSSALNAIGERLHFERSQYMQAHSIGLTTTYNRLKDKSVTDTATQRLRDLHVAVDQSVLDAYGWKDIQAPPYFGATPKQLEAFEDEVLDRLFDLNAQRAHEEAHPTARRPSKSRAKTA; this is encoded by the coding sequence ATGAACGGCCAGAACCTTGGCGGGGACGTCGAGCGTCGCTATCACCAGACCTGGATGGGGATGGCGCAGCCCATCGAAGGACTGGTGGTCTCCATCCCGGTCCTCGAGGACGCGCAGTGCATGCAGCGCCTGCCGGTGTCCGCGCAGTCGCGGTTCGTCCTGCTGGCGGGCCGGGAGTCACCTCGTGTGACGGATGTCCCGCGCTTCCTCCGAGAGGTGCTGGGCTACACCGAGGATGATTTCACCACGAGCTTTCCGGAGGACCTCCAGCTCGATATCGCGGAGGGGCAACAGACGCTCAAGCCCACGCGGGGGCTGTTGCGACGAGGTCCTCCTCCCGCGAAGCCCGAAGGGTTGCCGGATGACTCCACGCCCATCAGCCGAGCCGCGGAAGGCTTAGCGCTCCTGACCTGGGAGCTGCCGGCCGGGTTGGACCTGGACAAGAAGGAAGACACCACGGGCGCGTGGTTCTACGAGCCCTCCGCCAAGTTCGACCGCCTCTTGCGCGCGGCCCGTGTCCCTATCGGTCTGCTGTTCAATGGGGACTCCGTGCGACTGGTCTATGCGCCTCACGGAGAGACGTCAGGGCACATCACCTTCCGGTTCAAGGACCTCGTCACCGCTGGCGGCCGTGCGCTGTTCGACGCGATGGTGATGCTCCTGCACGCGCGCCGCTTCTTCGGCGTGCTGCCCGAGCATCAGCTTCCCGCGCTCCTGGAGCAATCACGCCGCCGGCAGGCGGATGTCACCGACGAACTGGCCGACCAGGTCTTGGATGCGCTCAGCATTCTTCTCGCGGGCTTCGAGACGGCCGCTGAGCGCGATGGCTCCCGGGCCCTGGACGAGGCGCTCTCGCTAGGTGAGGAGCATGTCTACGGCGGCCTTCTCTCCACGCTCTTGCGGCTCGTCTTCATCCTCTACGCGGAGGACCGGGGCCTTCTTCCCGTGGACCAGGAGCCCTATCGCGATGACCTGTCCGTGAAGGCACTTCACGCGCAACTCGTCGAGGACTCCAGCCAATACCCCGATTCGATGAATCGGCGCTTCGGTGCGTGGCCACGATTGCTGGCGCTCTTCCGGTGCATCTACCTGGGAGCCTCGCACGACAAGCTGCAAATGCCGGCACGGCGTGGACAGCTTTTCGACCCTGATGCGTTCCCCTTCCTGGGAGGCACGGGCTCCGCCGAGGCGGGCACGGATGCGCGGGTGCCTCCCATCGATGACGAGACGGTGCTCCAGGTCCTGGAGCGACTCGTCTTCCTCAAAGGCCAGCGACTGAGCTTCAAGTCGCTCGACGTGGAGCAGATCGGCTCCGTGTACGAGGGCCTGATGGGCTTCCATGTGAAGCGCCTGACTGGCGCTGGAATCTGCCTCAAGCCCTCGAAGGTATGGGTCTCCGCGGACGATGTGCTGGCCCAGCCCGCGAAGCGGCGTGCGACCTGGTTGGAAGGGGAGGCGGGCCTCGACACGAAGGCGGTACGGGCTCTGTCGAAGTCATTGGAACAGGCTTCGACACAGCAGATGGTCCTGACCGCGCTGGAGCCGTACCGCGTGAAGGGGACCGAGACACGGCGAGCCTCCCAGTTGGTACTCCAACCTGGGGACGAGCGGCGACGGACCAGCAGCCACTACACGCCTCGAAGCCTGTCCGCGCCCATCGTCCGACGGGCTCTGGAGCCTTTGCTCAAGACGATGGGGCCGAAGCCGTCTTCAGAGAGGCTCCTCAACCTGAAGATCTGCGACCCGGCCATGGGGTCGGGGGCGTTCCTGGTGGAGTCCTGCCGCTTTCTCGCGGACCAGGTTGTAGCCGCCTGGACGCGAGAGGGCGTGCTGAAGCGTGACAAGCACGAGGACGAGGTGATGCGGGCACGCCGGCTTGTTGCCCAGCGATGTCTGTACGGTGTGGACAAGAATCCATGGGCCGTGAAGCTCGCGAAGCTGTCGCTGTGGCTCGTGACGTTGGCGAAGACGGAGCCCTTCACGTTCCTGGACCACGCGCTCAAGTGTGGGGATTCACTGGTCGGGCTCGACCTGGAGCAGCTTCGAGCGTTCCACTGGGCCCCGACCCGCGAGAAGCAGTCAGAGCTGTCCTGGGCGTTCATCTCGAAGGCGCTCAACAGCTCGCTGGAGAAGCGCGAGAGGATCCTCCAACTTGCGTTGGAGCTGGAAGGGCCGGGGCGCAAGCCGTTGCAGTTGGACCTGGAGCCCGGGCGGGTGAAGGAGGGGCTTCTCCATGATGCGGACGTGGCGTTGGCGGACATCAAGCGGATTGCCAACGCGTGCGTCGGGGCGTTCTTCGCTCATGGCTCGGACAAGGCGCGGGAAAAGGAGCGCATCCGCCGGTTGGACCTGATTGGGGCGTGGTTGTCCAAGGCGAAGAATGGGGTTCTGCCTCCCATTCCGGCGGACATCGCTGCGTTCTCCGCGCCGGCATGGACGTTCCACTGGCCGCTGGAGTTCCCGGAGGTCTTCCACGGGAGTCGGCCGGATCCACTCGACAACGAGCAGCCCAACAAGGCCGCATGGATCGATGGGTTCGTGGGGAACCCGCCGTTTGCGGGAAAGAACGCGATCATCGAGACGGGCGGAGAGAGCTACCTCCCTTGGCTCCAGGCGGTTCATGAGGGTGCGCACGGAAACACGGATCTCTCCGCGCACTTCTTCCGCCGTGCGTTCCATCTGCTGGGGGAACACGGCAGTTTTGGATTCATCGCCACCAACACGATTGCGCAGGGGGACACGAGGGTCACGGGATTGAAGTACCTCGTGGACCATGGCGGCCACCTCTACGACGCCGTGCGCTCCATGAGGTGGCCGGTGGCTGGCGCCAACGTCTCCGTGGCAGTTGTTCACCTGGCTAAGGGGCGCGTCTCCCTGAGTTTGGAGCCTCGTTTGGATCGCCTGCCCGTGAAGTGCATCAGCTCGCGGCTACGTGGCAAACCTGAACGCCCGGATCCCGTGGCGATTGGTGCCAATGCTGGCAAGAGCTTCGTGGGGACGTATGTCCTGGGGATGGGGTTTGTGCTGAGTCCCGAACAGCGCACAAATCTTGTCTCGAAATCACCAAGGAACGCGGCGCGCATCTTCCGCTACGTGGGTGGTGAAGAACTCAATTCCGATCCGAGTCCCGAACTTGAAAGGTACGTCATCAACTTCGGGCAGATGGATTTGGCCGAGGCAGAGGGCTGGCCCGACCTCATCCGCGTCGTACGGGAATTGGTGAAGCCTGAACGAGACAAGAACAAGCGCGATTCTCGTCGAGAGTATTGGTGGCGATTTGGCGAGACGACTCCGGCTCTCTATGAAGCACTTCGCCCCATTGCTCGTTGCCTCACGACCTCTCGAGTCTCGAAGCACCTGCTGTTCTCCTGGCGGAGGTCCTCTATGGTCTTCAGTGAGGGCGTTGTTGTCATTCCAGTGGAGCAAGACCACTGGCTCGCTGTGTTGCAATCACGAGTGCATGAGGTTTGGGCTCGTTTGCTGTCATCCTCCATGCGCAACGACCTGCGCTACGCACCGAGTGACTGCTTCGAAACCTTCCCATTCCCAGACTCCGCAGGCAGCTCGGCGCTCAATGCGATAGGCGAACGGCTCCACTTCGAGCGCAGCCAGTACATGCAGGCCCACAGTATCGGCTTGACGACCACATACAACCGGCTCAAGGACAAGTCCGTCACCGACACAGCGACGCAGCGCCTGCGGGACCTGCACGTGGCCGTGGACCAGTCCGTCCTGGACGCCTACGGCTGGAAGGACATCCAAGCCCCTCCGTACTTTGGCGCCACCCCCAAACAGCTCGAAGCCTTCGAGGACGAAGTCCTCGACCGTCTCTTCGACTTGAACGCCCAGCGTGCGCACGAGGAAGCCCATCCCACCGCCCGTCGTCCCTCGAAGTCCCGCGCCAAGACCGCCTGA
- the drmA gene encoding DISARM system helicase DrmA — MNVPDTGAVRSHLIDALEADLVGPFRKPPGSPVSDAPEVLRTPPSRWYLTGFLVPLDQGVIEDDPDDEEDDLAAGNDEDHEESSRPDPTAKKVRRLPASMGLSVFVPAGTTQLTAHVCWADYQRIDAESRKHWRRTFHQRTVTLSLRDAALQAGLYLQDSGGLRLEGHVEKTPEGELAVAIFLVNARPPTSTSADRDEAYAFQTHLALECAHGFVSRQDSSDARSEDDDDRVNDLQFRDRQRWAVGHGISVRVPSTSVPITRVETDWLPRVEVLPVEARQIDEVTVGMEQLAAFATPSEAVAALLPLVRTYREWVATQATLAVGSERREETRDELIRRARRAADRIEEGIQLLAREPLAFDAFRWMNSVMAQSERKVRQDEAPRWRLFQLAFILLNLPSVEHEGHADRELVELIFFPTGGGKTQAYLGLIAFTLLLRRLRGQAHLHGGLGVAVLLRYTLRLLTLDQLGRAATLICALEVLRQQEPKRLGAVRFSIGLWVGRSATANTLEQASTQITEYKNDNSARAQSPFPLATCPWCATPFERECFILRPSKSKPEEVLVGCANIACAFNLGRNPEGLPVLFVDEQIYRELPCFLVATVDKFAMLPWRGETGLLFGRALGRTGKRFVGPCDDAADVKAATVTLPKGLPPPELIVQDELHLISGPLGSMVGLYEGAVLTLAPRAKLVASTATVRRSRQQVSRLYGRDVALFPPPGVDASETFFASVGKKGARQYVGVAAPGRPMKAILLRVYVSLLAAAARGEQLHGAASADPYLTLVGYFNSLRELGGMRRLVEDEVRRLVMDRVRRRPEDFSKEAEHPWYRGRTIRGEPIELTSREKTADIKASKNRLELTHGQPQSIDVVLASNMISVGVDIDRLGLMVVAGQPKTTSEYIQASSRVGRKMNKPGLVVTCLNAAKPRDRSHYERFGTYHESFYRFVEATSVTPFSAPALDRGLAGVVVALGRLLDTAMTAPLEWKSLQSHRDALEQALETLAKRAGRGLPKEESERASRIVMQRARSLLDSWRNIIEQAKKDAAQRAYSPYDPEGKGLKPLLRGFLDRTDNLTQDELKFDAPTSMRDVESSVHLWISRQPLGGYRAPKAATEEVAHDEP; from the coding sequence ATGAATGTCCCCGACACGGGAGCAGTCCGCTCCCATCTCATCGATGCGCTCGAAGCGGACCTCGTGGGGCCGTTCCGCAAACCTCCAGGATCTCCTGTGTCGGACGCCCCAGAAGTGCTCCGCACGCCACCGTCACGCTGGTACCTGACGGGCTTCCTCGTCCCGCTCGACCAGGGCGTCATCGAGGACGACCCTGACGACGAGGAAGACGACCTTGCCGCCGGCAATGACGAGGACCACGAGGAGTCCTCCCGCCCCGACCCGACCGCCAAGAAGGTGCGCCGCCTGCCCGCATCCATGGGCCTGTCCGTCTTCGTCCCCGCGGGCACAACCCAACTCACAGCCCATGTCTGCTGGGCGGACTATCAGCGCATCGATGCAGAGTCGCGCAAGCACTGGCGTCGCACCTTCCACCAACGCACCGTCACCTTGTCCCTGCGCGACGCGGCTCTGCAGGCAGGCCTGTACCTCCAGGACAGCGGGGGCCTGCGTCTGGAAGGCCACGTGGAGAAGACGCCCGAAGGCGAGCTCGCGGTCGCCATCTTCCTCGTCAATGCGCGCCCGCCCACCAGCACCTCCGCCGACCGGGACGAGGCCTATGCCTTCCAGACCCACCTCGCCCTGGAATGCGCGCATGGCTTCGTCAGCCGACAGGACTCCAGCGACGCCAGGAGCGAGGACGACGACGACCGCGTCAACGACCTCCAGTTCCGCGACCGCCAGCGGTGGGCCGTGGGGCACGGCATCTCCGTGCGCGTCCCATCCACCTCCGTCCCCATCACCCGAGTGGAAACCGACTGGCTGCCACGCGTCGAGGTGCTCCCGGTCGAAGCTCGGCAGATTGACGAAGTCACGGTGGGCATGGAGCAGCTCGCCGCGTTCGCGACTCCCTCGGAGGCCGTAGCGGCCTTGCTTCCCTTGGTCCGGACCTACCGTGAATGGGTGGCCACCCAGGCCACTCTCGCTGTCGGCAGCGAACGCCGCGAGGAGACTCGGGATGAACTCATCCGCAGGGCTCGCCGCGCGGCCGACCGCATCGAGGAGGGCATCCAACTCCTCGCTCGGGAACCTCTCGCCTTCGACGCCTTCCGCTGGATGAACAGCGTCATGGCTCAATCGGAGCGCAAGGTCCGACAGGATGAGGCGCCTCGATGGCGTCTCTTCCAGCTCGCCTTCATCCTGCTCAACCTCCCCTCCGTCGAGCACGAAGGCCACGCGGACCGAGAGCTCGTGGAGCTCATCTTCTTCCCCACCGGCGGCGGAAAGACGCAGGCCTACCTGGGACTCATCGCCTTCACGCTGCTCCTGCGCCGCCTCCGGGGCCAGGCCCACCTCCACGGTGGCCTGGGCGTGGCCGTCCTGCTGCGCTACACGCTGCGGCTGCTCACACTCGACCAGCTCGGCCGCGCAGCGACGCTCATCTGCGCGCTCGAGGTGCTCCGCCAGCAAGAGCCGAAACGCCTGGGCGCCGTGCGCTTCTCCATCGGCCTGTGGGTCGGCCGCTCCGCGACCGCCAACACGCTGGAGCAGGCCTCCACGCAAATCACCGAGTACAAGAACGACAACAGCGCCCGCGCGCAATCTCCATTCCCTCTCGCCACCTGCCCCTGGTGCGCCACGCCGTTCGAGCGGGAGTGCTTCATCCTCCGGCCGTCCAAGTCCAAACCCGAGGAGGTGCTCGTCGGCTGCGCCAACATCGCGTGCGCCTTCAACCTGGGCCGCAACCCGGAAGGGCTCCCCGTCCTCTTCGTCGACGAGCAGATCTACCGGGAGCTGCCGTGCTTCCTCGTCGCCACCGTGGACAAGTTCGCCATGCTGCCGTGGCGCGGAGAGACGGGGCTGCTCTTCGGTCGCGCCCTGGGTCGCACCGGGAAGCGCTTCGTCGGCCCGTGCGACGATGCCGCGGACGTGAAGGCGGCGACCGTGACGCTCCCGAAGGGGCTGCCTCCTCCGGAGCTCATCGTGCAGGACGAGCTGCACCTCATCTCCGGCCCGCTAGGCTCCATGGTGGGCCTCTACGAAGGCGCCGTCCTGACGCTCGCGCCCCGGGCGAAGCTGGTGGCCTCCACCGCCACCGTCCGCCGCTCCCGGCAACAGGTGAGTCGCCTCTATGGACGGGACGTCGCGCTCTTCCCTCCGCCAGGCGTGGATGCCTCCGAGACGTTCTTCGCCTCCGTGGGCAAGAAGGGCGCGCGCCAATACGTGGGCGTCGCCGCACCCGGCAGGCCCATGAAGGCCATCCTGCTGCGCGTCTACGTCAGCCTGCTCGCCGCCGCCGCGCGTGGTGAACAGCTTCACGGCGCCGCGAGCGCGGACCCGTACCTGACGCTCGTCGGCTACTTCAACAGTCTGCGCGAGTTGGGCGGCATGCGCCGGCTGGTCGAGGACGAGGTTCGCCGACTGGTGATGGACCGCGTCCGCCGTCGTCCAGAGGACTTCAGCAAGGAGGCCGAGCATCCCTGGTACCGGGGCAGGACCATCCGCGGCGAGCCCATCGAGCTGACCAGCCGGGAGAAGACCGCCGACATCAAGGCGTCGAAGAACCGTCTGGAGCTCACGCACGGTCAGCCCCAGAGCATCGACGTCGTGCTCGCCAGCAACATGATCTCCGTCGGCGTGGACATCGACCGGTTGGGCCTCATGGTCGTGGCGGGACAACCCAAGACGACCAGCGAGTACATCCAGGCGTCCAGCCGAGTGGGCCGCAAGATGAACAAGCCCGGCCTCGTGGTGACGTGCCTCAACGCGGCCAAGCCTCGAGACCGCAGCCACTACGAGCGCTTCGGGACGTATCACGAGTCGTTTTATCGCTTCGTCGAGGCCACCTCGGTGACACCCTTCTCGGCACCCGCCCTCGATAGGGGGCTCGCGGGTGTGGTGGTGGCGCTGGGCCGGCTGTTGGATACCGCCATGACCGCGCCCCTGGAGTGGAAGTCCCTGCAGTCGCATCGGGACGCGCTGGAGCAGGCGCTCGAAACCCTGGCGAAGCGCGCGGGTCGAGGGCTGCCCAAGGAGGAGTCGGAGCGCGCCAGTCGCATCGTGATGCAGCGCGCGCGAAGCCTGCTCGACTCGTGGCGCAACATCATCGAGCAGGCGAAGAAGGACGCCGCCCAGCGCGCGTACTCGCCCTATGACCCGGAGGGGAAGGGGCTCAAGCCCCTGCTGCGCGGTTTCCTGGACCGCACCGACAACCTCACCCAGGACGAGCTCAAGTTCGATGCGCCCACGTCCATGCGGGACGTGGAGTCCTCGGTGCACCTGTGGATTTCACGGCAGCCCCTGGGCGGCTACCGCGCCCCGAAGGCAGCGACGGAGGAGGTGGCGCATGACGAACCGTAG
- the drmC gene encoding DISARM system phospholipase D-like protein DrmC, with amino-acid sequence MDLSGVATSDLERLKALVGSRRLGFPLSRLALQGEGLERLTGEVAALNALGREGTLVLLDTVLVERRAGGRRPELVWTGPEARWSGARDTAVVLADLFHKATSTVLVAGFSFDHAAEVLGPLHEALRRGVSCRLYASAPLASAFLREHWPFGPPFPECHGFSPQRGVFASLHAKCVVVDARWVFVTSANFTNRGQTRNIEVGVLLEDTHLAAVLESQFSTGEWFSRVG; translated from the coding sequence GTGGACCTGAGCGGCGTGGCGACGTCGGACCTGGAGCGGCTGAAGGCCCTGGTGGGCTCGCGGCGGCTCGGGTTTCCGTTGTCCCGACTGGCGCTCCAGGGAGAGGGGCTGGAGCGGCTGACGGGGGAGGTCGCGGCGTTGAACGCGCTGGGGCGGGAGGGGACGCTGGTGCTGCTGGACACGGTGCTCGTGGAGCGGCGCGCGGGGGGCCGGCGGCCAGAGCTGGTGTGGACAGGGCCAGAGGCCCGCTGGAGTGGCGCTCGCGACACGGCGGTGGTGCTGGCGGACCTGTTCCACAAGGCCACGAGCACGGTGCTGGTGGCCGGGTTCTCGTTCGACCACGCCGCGGAGGTGTTGGGGCCGCTGCACGAAGCCCTCCGACGCGGCGTGAGTTGCAGGCTCTATGCGAGCGCACCGCTGGCCTCGGCGTTCCTGCGGGAGCACTGGCCCTTCGGTCCGCCCTTTCCGGAGTGCCACGGCTTCTCACCCCAGCGAGGGGTCTTCGCCAGCCTGCATGCGAAATGCGTCGTGGTGGACGCACGGTGGGTCTTCGTCACGTCCGCGAACTTCACGAACCGGGGACAGACACGGAACATCGAAGTGGGCGTGCTGCTGGAGGACACGCACCTGGCCGCGGTGCTGGAGTCCCAGTTCTCCACGGGGGAGTGGTTCTCGCGGGTCGGCTGA